From a region of the Helianthus annuus cultivar XRQ/B chromosome 5, HanXRQr2.0-SUNRISE, whole genome shotgun sequence genome:
- the LOC110938852 gene encoding replication protein A 32 kDa subunit B isoform X2, translated as MYDNEFDGTAAFSGGGFMPPPAAQTADPSPSVFTEKRDAKRLLPLTVNQINDGVDVNNVKLVGMVLNKAEGSVNEIRFVLDDGTGRIDCLKWVNEPVDIKEMEPIMEGVYVRVHGQVKELQGKKHLMVFGIKPVTDFDEITVTHHFVECIDVHSYNTRLMKQQAGTSNQTHMPGSAVNTHAYQTATSNQFTGPYGASDGLSGIDKMVLDYLMQSSSVDGVHQEELVNQLDIPLDKILAALNTLVDEGLIYNSVDEYHFKSTFNV; from the exons ATGTACGACAACGAGTTTGACGGAACTGCCGCCTTCTCCGGCGGCGGCTTTATGCCTCCTCCGGCTGCCCAGACTGCAGATCCTTCACCCTCTGTGTTTACTGAG AAACGTGATGCAAAGAGGCTGCTACCATTGACCGTCAACCAAATCAATGATGGTGTTGATGTAAACAAT GTTAAGTTGGTGGGAATGGTATTGAATAAGGCTGAGGGATCAGTTAATGAGATTCGGTTTGTACTCGATGATGGTACAGGCCGTATTGACTGCCTCAAATG GGTTAATGAGCCCGTTGACATAAAGGAGATGGAACCGATAAT GGAAGGAGTGTATGTTCGAGTTCACGGCCAAGTTAAAGAATTACAAGGGAAAAAGCATTTGATGGTCtttggtatcaa GCCTGTGACTGATTTTGATGAAATCACAGTCACACATCACTTTGTGGAATGTATAGATGTCCATTCTTATAACACAAGGTTAATG AAACAACAAGCTGGTACTAGTAATCAAACTCATATGCCAGGCTCTGCTGTTAACACACACGCCTATCAAACCGCAACATCAAATCAA TTCACTGGTCCTTATGGTGCTTCGGATGGGCTCAGTGGAATCGATAAAATGGTGTTAGATTATTTGATGCAGTCGTCTAGTGT TGATGGGGTACACCAAGAAGAACTTGTTAACCAACTGGACATCCCTTTGGACAAGATACT GGCTGCACTTAACACTCTGGTAGATGAGGGGCTGATTTACAATTCGGTCGATGAGTATCACTTCAAGTCAACTTTCAATGTTTGA
- the LOC110938852 gene encoding replication protein A 32 kDa subunit B isoform X1 has translation MYDNEFDGTAAFSGGGFMPPPAAQTADPSPSVFTEKRDAKRLLPLTVNQINDGVDVNNVKLVGMVLNKAEGSVNEIRFVLDDGTGRIDCLKWVNEPVDIKEMEPIMEGVYVRVHGQVKELQGKKHLMVFGIKPVTDFDEITVTHHFVECIDVHSYNTRLMKQQAGTSNQTHMPGSAVNTHAYQTATSNQFTGPYGASDGLSGIDKMVLDYLMQSSSVSDGVHQEELVNQLDIPLDKILAALNTLVDEGLIYNSVDEYHFKSTFNV, from the exons ATGTACGACAACGAGTTTGACGGAACTGCCGCCTTCTCCGGCGGCGGCTTTATGCCTCCTCCGGCTGCCCAGACTGCAGATCCTTCACCCTCTGTGTTTACTGAG AAACGTGATGCAAAGAGGCTGCTACCATTGACCGTCAACCAAATCAATGATGGTGTTGATGTAAACAAT GTTAAGTTGGTGGGAATGGTATTGAATAAGGCTGAGGGATCAGTTAATGAGATTCGGTTTGTACTCGATGATGGTACAGGCCGTATTGACTGCCTCAAATG GGTTAATGAGCCCGTTGACATAAAGGAGATGGAACCGATAAT GGAAGGAGTGTATGTTCGAGTTCACGGCCAAGTTAAAGAATTACAAGGGAAAAAGCATTTGATGGTCtttggtatcaa GCCTGTGACTGATTTTGATGAAATCACAGTCACACATCACTTTGTGGAATGTATAGATGTCCATTCTTATAACACAAGGTTAATG AAACAACAAGCTGGTACTAGTAATCAAACTCATATGCCAGGCTCTGCTGTTAACACACACGCCTATCAAACCGCAACATCAAATCAA TTCACTGGTCCTTATGGTGCTTCGGATGGGCTCAGTGGAATCGATAAAATGGTGTTAGATTATTTGATGCAGTCGTCTAGTGT TAGTGATGGGGTACACCAAGAAGAACTTGTTAACCAACTGGACATCCCTTTGGACAAGATACT GGCTGCACTTAACACTCTGGTAGATGAGGGGCTGATTTACAATTCGGTCGATGAGTATCACTTCAAGTCAACTTTCAATGTTTGA
- the LOC110943172 gene encoding uncharacterized protein LOC110943172 — protein sequence MSSSSSSGLTDTMEAVKYFINKVVESTQLILEEEEEEEEVSSQPRNRNPHIERDRENAHQRLVDDYLADALLYSEAIFRRRFRMSRRLFLRIADDLAAYDPFFTLRPDARGKMGFTTLQKCTAAIRQLAYGMAADAWDEYLKMSERSARECLYKFCKFVVRLYSQKYLQKPNYNDVQNLYQHHQARRGFPGILGSIDCMHWPWRNCPTAWRGMYT from the exons AtgtcatcttcctcttcatcgGGTTTGACGGACACCATGGAAGccgtaaaatattttataaacaaGGTGGTAGAGTCGACACAACTAATtctggaagaagaagaagaggaggagGAGGTTTCGTCACAACCACGAAACAGAAACCCACACATCGAGCGAGACCGAGAAA ATGCTCACCAAAGATTAGTCGACGATTACTTGGCCGACGCGTTGTTGTACTCGGAAGCTATTTTTAGACGCCGATTCAGAATGAGTCGTCGACTTTTCTTACGTATAGCCGACGATTTAGCCGCTTATGACCCGTTTTTTACCTTGCGACCCGATGCTAGAGGCAAAATGGGCTTCACCACCTTACAGAAATGCACTGCGGCGATTCGTCAACTAGCTTATGGGATGGCAGCCGATGCTTGGGACGAATACTTAAAGATGTCCGAAAGAAGTGCTAGAGAATGTTTATACAAGTTTTGCAAATTTGTGGTGAGGCTCTACAGCCAAAAATATTTGCAAAAACCGAATTACAATGACGTCCAAAATTTGTATCAACACCACCAAGCAAGGCGCGGTTTTCCAGGCATtctcgggagcattgattgcatgcatTGGCCATGGCGGAATTGTCCTACCGCTTGGCGAGGAATGTATACGTGA